In Vibrio alfacsensis, the genomic stretch ATCTTTGAAGAAGAATATTATGGTGCAGGTGCGCCGATGCGAGTCAATCAAAATGGCCAGCTGCTGTTGGGATCCACATTGATTGAATTTGGCACGGAAGCACAAAAGCAACAGTTTTTACCGCGTATGGCATCGAGTGATGATATGTGGGCGCAAGCATGGTCAGAACCGAACGCTGGTTCAGATATGGCAGCAATTACAAGTAAAGCGGTGCGTGATGGTGATGAGTTCGTGATTAATGGACAGAAGACCTGGTCGACACGCGCCATTTTCGCTGACTGGTGCTTTGGCTTGTTTCGTAGTGACCCTAACTCCTCGCGTCACCACGGTTTGTCCTACCTTATGGTTAAACTCGATACTCCAGGAGTAACCATTCGACCAATTAAAGCCCTAAATGGAAAAGATGCGTTTGCAGAAATCTTTTTCGACAATGTTCGTGTGCCGGTTGAAAACTGTATTGGTGAAGAAGGGCAGGGCTGGAAAGTTGCGATGGCAACTGCGGGATTTGAACGAGGATTACTATTGCGTTCGCCAGCGCGTTTTCAACAGACTGCTCGTGAATTGATCAAATTGTTTCATGAAAATAAAGCGTATGCCGAGCAAAACCCTGCTTTGGCCGTGGAAGTCGCGAATGCTTGGTCTGACGCGCAAGCTTATGCGTTATCCGCTTATTACACCGTTGGTCGCTTAAGTAAAGGTGAAAAAATTGGTGCCGAATCCAGTATCAATAAAATATTTTGGTCAGAGCTGGATTTGAAAATGCACGAACTAGCGATGGAGATCTTAGGGGCTCGAGGTGAGTTAACCGACGACAAGCACACACGTTGGCTTGAAGGATTTTTGTTCTCACATGCAGGTCCAATCTACGCGGGAACGAATGAAATCCAGCGTAATATCATTGCCGAGCGCATGCTTGCACTACCTAAAAGTTGAGGTGAAAAATGGATTTTACGTTCACAGACGATCAATTAGCTTTCAAAGAAGCGATCAGTCGTTTTCTCATGACAGAAGCTGCGCCTGAAGTATTACGAGAAATTTGGGAAACCGATTCAGGACGCTCTCCTCAGCTGATGACCAATATTGCTGAGCAAGGCATGCTCGCGGTTTCTGTTCCTGAACAGGTTGGTGGCATCGGTATGGGGGATGTTGCCTGGTCTTTATTGACCCAGGAACTTGGTTACTACTGTATTGCAGATGTAGTCGCCGATACGGGCTACACGGCCGTTGGACTTTTGAGTTCGCTACCGCAGTCCAGTCAGCGTGATGAATGGCTAGAACAAATTGCAGCCGGTGCTTTACGTGTGGCAGTGTCCCATCCCGTCAATTCGCTTGTATCAGACGCGCATCTTGCTGACCTCATATTGATGTTTGATGGTGACGATCTTCATGCCGTTGTGCGTGACCAAGTCGACCTTGAAGAAAGTAAAAGTATTGATACCTCACGTCGCTTAGCCAAAGTGTCATGGAGTTCTGTGCCTGACACAAAATTGATCGGCGGAGAGGTTGGACGAGCGCTTAAGCAACAGCTGTTAAATAGAGGCTCGCTCGCGACGGCAGGGCAATTACTTGGGCTTGCCCAGCGTATGCTCGATCTGTCTGTTGATTATGTCGCTCAGAGAAAACAGTTTGGTCGTGCCATTGGTAGCTTCCAAGCACTAAAGCATCACTTAGCTGACATCGCGAAAGAGATAGAGTTTGCGCGACCTGTTTTGTACCGCGCGGCACACTCACTGGAGTCAGGCCATCCCGATGTGGATTTTCATGTTTCCCAAGCCAAGCTTTTTGCAACCAAAGCCGCCCATTTAGCTGCAAAACATGGCATTCAGGTTCATGGCGCAATGGGTTACACCTGGGAGGTGGATTTGCAAATGTTCATGAAACGGACATGGGCCCTAGAATCTTACTGGGGGTCAAAGGCATTTCATCAACAACGTCTGAATCAATTTGTTCACGGTACATTAGTTCAAGCACTTGACGGTGCAGGTCCATCATCCACATTTGGGAGGGGCTAATGGCACAGGCATATATTGTTGATGCACTAAGAACACCGACTGGGCGACGTAAAGGCAGTCTATCGCACATTCATGCAATAGACTTAGGCGCACATGTTCTTAGAGCTTTAGTGGACCGTAACGCAATACCGGCACAAGACTATGACGATGTCATTTTTGGGTGTGTTGATACCATTGGATCACAGGCTGGTAATATCGCCCGAACCAGTTGGTTAGCCGCTGGTTTGCCATTGAATGTGCCGGGCACCACGGTTGATCGTCAATGTGGTTCATCTCAACAGGCGATTCATTTTGCCGCGCAGGCAGTGATGAGTGGAACACAAGACGTTATTGCGGTCGGTGGTGTCCAAACCATGACGCAAATTCCAATATCGTCAGCCATGCTTGCTGGGCAACCTCTTGGCTTCTCTACGCCTTTTGCTGAAAGTGAGAAGTGGCAAGCCCGTTTTGGCGACGCACCCGTCGATCAGTTTTATGCGGCGCAACGCATTGCTGATCATTGGAATATCACTCGTGCAGAAATGGAGGCGTTCTCTTTAGAAAGCCACCGAAGAGCCATTGTTGCGCGAGAAGAAGGCGTTTTTGAGCGTGAAATAGTCCCTATTGCAGATTTGACTGCTGACGAAACGCCAAGGCAAACGTCTGTCGAAAAAATGGCAGAGCTCGATCCTGTTGGTCATGCTTATCCATCTATTACCGCGGCCGTTTCTAGCCAAACGTGTGACGCTTCTGCCGCGTTGTTGATTGTCTCTGAAGCTGCTTTGAAACGTTATAACCTAACGCCTCGGGCACGTATTCATCACATGAGTGTATTGGGAGACGACCCAATTTGGCACCTGACGGCGCCTATTCCTGCCACAAAAGCGGCGTTGAAAAAAGCGGGCTTATCAATGGGTGACATTGATATCTCAGAGGTGAATGAGGCTTTTGCATCGGTTGCGATGGCGTGGATGAAAGAAACTGGATGCGACCACGAACGAATGAACGTTAATGGTGGCGCGATTGCATTGGGGCACCCATTAGGCGCAACTGGCGCTAGGTTAATGACAGGATTGCTGCATGAATTAGAACGACGCGGTGGTCGTTATGGATTGCAAGCCATGTGTGAGGGTGGCGGTGTTGCGAATGTCACCATCATCGAGAGACTTTAATAGACCTCAAGTTGGGGCAATCAGATTTGATTTGAATATCCGGTTAAGGAGAGGCAATGGAATTGTGTAAAGGACGTACCGTGATCATCACAGGTGCCGGTGGCGGGTTAGGCAGAGCGTATGCCATCGCGTTTGCTAAACAAGGTGCGAATGTTGTGGTTAATGATATTCGTCCAGAAGCGGCGGCTGCGGTTGTGGATGAAATTATTACTCGGGGTGGAAAGGCAATTGCGAATAGTAACGACATTACGACGATGGGCACTGCGCAATTGATTGTTGATGCGACACTTGAGGCATTTGGTGATGTACATGTGTTAGTAAATAACGCTGGGATTTTAGCCGACAGAATGTTTGTTAGCTTGACCGAAGACGATTGGGACAAGGTCATGCAGGTGCATTTAAAAGGGCACTTTTGCCTTGCTAATATTTTGTCGCGCCGTTGGCGAGATCTTGCGAAAGCCGGGCATCACATTGACGCCCGCATTATCAATACGACATCGGGTGCGGGCTTACAAGGGTCGATTGGTCAGTCGAATTACTCTGCAGCAAAAGGGGGAGTTGCGAGCTTAACGCTTGTCCAAGCAGCGGAGCTCAAACGATACGGTATTACCAGTAATGCACTTGCGCCAGCTGCTCGCACGCACATGACGGAAAGCGCGATGCCCGATGTCGTTAAAAAGCCTGAGGACGATAGCTTTGACCTTTGGGCTCCGGAAAATGTTGCTCCGCTTGTTGTGTGGCTTGGCAGCGAACATTCGTCTCATGTAACGGGGCAAATATTTGAAAGTCAGGGCGGTCGTATTTCTTTAGGCGACGGTTGGCGTACCGGGGTAACTGAAGATAAAGGCGCAATGTGGGAAGCCGATCAAATCGGCTCGGCGATCGATTCGCTGATGAAGCGAGCGCAGCCTGCCCAAAAAGTGTGGGGGAGCTAGTATGGCGATTATTGATCCTAAAGTGGACGATGTTGACCGTCGACGTAGGCAACTGCTTAAAGGCAGTTTGGGAACCGGTGCGTTAATCGCTTCTGGTTTAAGCTTTACGGCCAATGCTTCTGCTTGGAAAAATGCATCCTTGCCATTACCTGAATATGAAAGCTGGGATGTGACCGACATGGCCGCTTTGCTTAAAAGCGGTGAAGTAACCCCGTTAGAATTGTTTGATGCTGCGAGTGCTAGGTTTGAACAGCGTAAACAGTTTAATTTACTGTCGGTTAATCATTTCGAGCAAGCCCGAGAAAGCGCACAAGCACTGAGTAATAAAACGAGTGAAGAGCGCGCTGTACTTTATGAGAACGCTCCTCTGCTTGGAGTGCCATTTGCCCTCAAAGATCTGCATATTCAACTAAAAGATACCATTACAACCAATGGTAGCGAATTCTATAAAGACGCGAGAGCGACACAAAACTCGACACTGACTGACCGCTATCAAGCAGCTGGTCTGAATATATTGGCAAAATTGACCAGTCCAGAATTTGGGCAGACAGCAACGACAGAATCGAAATTGCATGGTGATACGCTTAACCCTTGGGATGTACGCTACTCCAGCGGTGGTTCCAGTGGCGGTTCTGCGGTCGCGGTTGCCGCTCGAATTCTACCTGCAGCTCATGCTAGCGATGGTGGTGGCTCAATCCGAATTCCTGCTGCGCATTGTGGGGTTTTTGGCCTAAAACCAAGTCGAGGTTTGGTGCCTACGGGACCAAAACATATGGAAGGCTGGATGGGATTGTCGGTACATAATGTGATCACTCGTTCAGTAAGAGATACCGCTACTCTCTTATCGGTGACGACCGGGCAGGAGGCTGGCTCACGCATCCCGCATCAACAGCATGATTATCTGCAAGCGATAACGCAACCGCCTAAGCGTTTAAAGATAGCCATTATGGATTCTCATCCATTTGGGCTACCTATCGACCAAGATTGCTTAGATGGCATTGAAAAAACCGCGGCACTGCTGACGTCTTTAGGTCATCACGTGGAAAAAGCCAGCCCTGTACTGCCAATCGAATCCATGTTTAAAGGCATGGGCGTCGCGACATCAAGCGGTGTGCTGCATGCAGTAAGAGATAGAGAGGCGAGCCTTGGCCGAGCGGCGAAAGAGAGCGAGTTTTCTCCTATTGTATGGCAGCATATACAGCGAGCGAAGACGTTCACTGCACAACAAGTTTATGATGCTCGTAGTGCATTTGATCAAGGTGGAAAAGCCTTTGATCAGTTCTTCACTCAGTATGATGTGATCCTGTCACCTGTCACCACCGGGCCGCCACCTAAGATCGGTGAGCTCACGTTATATCAGCCTTATGAAACCTTTGTTCAAGAGGTGATTAAAGCGTCGCCAATTACTGCATTGTTCAATATGACAGGATTGCCGGCAATGTCAGTGCCATTGCATTGGAACGCAGAAAATCTACCTATTGGGATGCACTTTGCTGCTGGGTTTGGCCAAGAAGCGTTATTACTTTCCCTTGCAGCGCAGCTTGAATCGGCCTTGCCTTGGCAAAATCGCGTGCCAAGTACCATTTCCTGAATTCATTTCAGTCGAATCCCACCCTATAGCACTTTGTGGTAGGGTGGTCTTTTCTGCTTTCGTTCTCCATTATGTTCCATTTACTGTACAACTAAGGCGGTGGCCATTATACTTGTCTTATTAAATGTACATGTGGAGGTTCTATGAGAATCGTATCTTTTACTGAAGCACGAAATAGTTTAAAAGCGGTGTTAGACGGTGTGGTTAATGATGCTGACACGACGATCATTACGCGGAGAGACTCAGAAGATGCTGTGGTGATGTCATTAGATTATTACAACAGTTTGATGGAAACGGTGCACTTACTGCGTTCTCCAGAGAACGCGGATCATCTCAAGCGTTCAATCGCTCAATATCGTGCTGGCCAAGTGACTTCTCGAGACTTAATTGATGAGTAGTCACCAGCGTTTGCTCGCTTGGACTGACGAAGCTTGGAATGACTACCTGTATTGGCAAAATCAGGACAAGAAAACACTCAAGCGTATCAATAAATTAATTAATGATGTAAAGCGCTCGCCCTTTGAGGGGATTGGTAAACCAGAGCCTTTAAAAGAGAACCTGGCGGGTTTCTGGTCACGTCGCATTGATGATACCAATCGTCTCGTTTACGCGGTCGATAACCAGGCGATAACCATTATTTCTTGCCGTTACCATTATTAAAGTAACGATTCTCTTGTAGGGTAATAAACTTAAGCCGCTGATTGAAAGCGGCTTATTTGTCATTACGCACAGCACTTTTTGTATTTCTTGCCGCTACCACATGTGCATGGGTCATTTCTGTTTGGCGTTTTATCAAATACGGTTGTTGATGGCTTGTTTAGTAGTGTGTCTAACTCTACCGTATTCTCTTCTTGATTTGCATCTACGATGATTGTTGCGATGATGCTTTTCTCTTCTAAGATGGCTTCAATAGCAGCCTTACGCTCGTCAGATTGTACTGTTACAGTGATTGGTGCTTCAGCAGTACCAGCTTTTACTGTGCGATTTACGTTGTAGCCCGATAATACGTGATTTTGCCTAGTTTCAATTCGGCCTTTGAAAAACAGTTTAGACATGCTGGAACTCTTTGTTTGTGAGTGTCAAATAAAATGAGCGAGGATTATACGCATCATTATGAAATGATAAAGCGATACTTTGTCCTCTGTGTGGTGGTTTGAACCGTTCAAGGCGCTGAAGATGAGTCCGCAGCTGTGGAATAGGTAATGTTCTTTAATTCGTTCTGTTTTTTCTCTTTCGCTTTTCAGCTGAATGTGTGTTTTATGTTGCTATAGAGGCCTCATCATTAATTGAATGTTCTTGAGGCATCAGGCTTTAACTTTGGTGGTTAGATAGCGTGTCTTCGCGTGTCCGGAGAAATATCCAACACGATGGGGTTTTCACCCAGCAGCTGCAGTTTTTCGTCATCGATGTCTGTCGTAAAAACCTTAAAACGAATAAGCATTTTGGCGTTTGTTACAACTAAGCCAAGGCTCTGAATGTATTCGACTAACTCTTGGTCATCGATTCCTTGTTGGTGCAATGCTTGCTGGTTTAAGGTTATATTTACTCGCATTGGCTTGCCCTCATCTTTACCAGTATCTTCTGATTATAATGTAGGTTCAGCTAGATATGTTCTTTAATCATTCGCCACATAGCTTCTTTCGGAGCTATACAATACTTTTCAAGCTTGTTAATGTTAATGTTAATGTTGATGTCACTAGTGATGAGTCCGAAGTGTATCGTGCATTTTAGGTTGTGGGGTGACTTCGAGAGCTTTTGAAGTAGAGGATTAGAGTAAAGTTTGAAAGTGTTTCGCTGGAGACATACTTTTCCCAAGAACGCCAACAACGACGATGTTCTCTTCTCGTTGAATGTAGTAAATGACATGATGCTTCAGAGGAAATTGGTAATAGCCCTGACCAAGTTCTGTCACCTCGATGCCAATTAACTCATTATCAGCTAGTAGCGTAATAGAATTTTTGATCTCACCTTAATAGTTGCGCCACTGAAGTTCGCCCCAAGTTCTTAGTGTGTAGCGGCGTATCTCTATCAAATCAGATTGCGCTGCGGGTGCGAGAGTGTACTTCGCCATCAATCAAACTGTCCTTGGTTGAGTGCCTTCATAAATTCGTCGCCATCGACAAGATCTCCATTCTCGATGTCGCGCTCTGCCTGTTCAAAACGAGACTTGAGCATCATCATCTTTAGTTGTTCAAGTTGCTCGTATTCTTCGCAAGACATTATGACAGCAACTGGCGAACCATTTTTACTAATTTGTACAGGCTCGCGCTGAACTTTCATCAATAGGTCGCCAAATTTTGTTTTTGCATTATTCGCGGTTAGTGATTGCATAAGTACCTCCCTTTTTGATTATTATAAACGAATCGAACGATTCGTCCATTTTGAAATTCGTGTCGAGCGCCGCGTTGATCTAAGAGTTGAAAGTCCTTAGTAGAGTCAGTCGAACTAAAATCAAGATGCAAAAATTTTCCCTTGTATCATCAGATCTCTTGCAGAAGTTGAATACGGTAGCAGGGGCAAAACTGAATGTTTTGATATTCATTTTAATGAATTTCTACTCAATGTTATTTTGCCGTACGCTTGATTATTTTCAAACACAAAGCGTGTCAAATACAGGTGTTGAAAAATGAAGATTTCTAAATAAGGTACCATTGACGTCACTGGTTTGGGTACCGGTTTAGGTACTGATTTGGGCACTGAAATGGTTAATGAATTGGTGAGCATTATCAATAAGTTACCAAGTTTAGGTCTGATATGGGTACCGGATTGGTTACCTATGATGTGACCGAAACGGTTACCAATTTTGGAACCAAAACACTTAAAAAGTAGATTTTAGATTAGTCAACCTCAAATGTCGCAAAATTCCCGTATTAAGTTCAATAATTTCGCCGTAATCACGCAAGACAAAAATTTTGGATCAGTCTTTTATTGAAGATAATACGCCCCAACAAGCAACTGACCATATTTTGTAAAGTATCAACTCGCAGAAACAAGCATGAGGCATTGGAATTGTAAACTTGTTTAATTTCATAAGCATAAACAAGCTAATACATAGGCACCATTTCAAAATCTGTGGACAGGAATTTTAGCATAGATGAAAAACTGGTGCCTATACGGATAGATAATATAGGCACCAATTTGAAATTGGTGGGAAAAAAAGACATTTTGAGCATTTGACACAGAATATCCTGATACTACCATTAAACATAATAACTTGCTTGGGAGGTAAAGATGGATCGTACGAC encodes the following:
- a CDS encoding acyl-CoA dehydrogenase family protein; the protein is MDFTFTDDQLAFKEAISRFLMTEAAPEVLREIWETDSGRSPQLMTNIAEQGMLAVSVPEQVGGIGMGDVAWSLLTQELGYYCIADVVADTGYTAVGLLSSLPQSSQRDEWLEQIAAGALRVAVSHPVNSLVSDAHLADLILMFDGDDLHAVVRDQVDLEESKSIDTSRRLAKVSWSSVPDTKLIGGEVGRALKQQLLNRGSLATAGQLLGLAQRMLDLSVDYVAQRKQFGRAIGSFQALKHHLADIAKEIEFARPVLYRAAHSLESGHPDVDFHVSQAKLFATKAAHLAAKHGIQVHGAMGYTWEVDLQMFMKRTWALESYWGSKAFHQQRLNQFVHGTLVQALDGAGPSSTFGRG
- a CDS encoding amidase, which produces MAIIDPKVDDVDRRRRQLLKGSLGTGALIASGLSFTANASAWKNASLPLPEYESWDVTDMAALLKSGEVTPLELFDAASARFEQRKQFNLLSVNHFEQARESAQALSNKTSEERAVLYENAPLLGVPFALKDLHIQLKDTITTNGSEFYKDARATQNSTLTDRYQAAGLNILAKLTSPEFGQTATTESKLHGDTLNPWDVRYSSGGSSGGSAVAVAARILPAAHASDGGGSIRIPAAHCGVFGLKPSRGLVPTGPKHMEGWMGLSVHNVITRSVRDTATLLSVTTGQEAGSRIPHQQHDYLQAITQPPKRLKIAIMDSHPFGLPIDQDCLDGIEKTAALLTSLGHHVEKASPVLPIESMFKGMGVATSSGVLHAVRDREASLGRAAKESEFSPIVWQHIQRAKTFTAQQVYDARSAFDQGGKAFDQFFTQYDVILSPVTTGPPPKIGELTLYQPYETFVQEVIKASPITALFNMTGLPAMSVPLHWNAENLPIGMHFAAGFGQEALLLSLAAQLESALPWQNRVPSTIS
- a CDS encoding acetyl-CoA C-acetyltransferase, with product MAQAYIVDALRTPTGRRKGSLSHIHAIDLGAHVLRALVDRNAIPAQDYDDVIFGCVDTIGSQAGNIARTSWLAAGLPLNVPGTTVDRQCGSSQQAIHFAAQAVMSGTQDVIAVGGVQTMTQIPISSAMLAGQPLGFSTPFAESEKWQARFGDAPVDQFYAAQRIADHWNITRAEMEAFSLESHRRAIVAREEGVFEREIVPIADLTADETPRQTSVEKMAELDPVGHAYPSITAAVSSQTCDASAALLIVSEAALKRYNLTPRARIHHMSVLGDDPIWHLTAPIPATKAALKKAGLSMGDIDISEVNEAFASVAMAWMKETGCDHERMNVNGGAIALGHPLGATGARLMTGLLHELERRGGRYGLQAMCEGGGVANVTIIERL
- a CDS encoding PBPRA1643 family SWIM/SEC-C metal-binding motif protein — protein: MSKLFFKGRIETRQNHVLSGYNVNRTVKAGTAEAPITVTVQSDERKAAIEAILEEKSIIATIIVDANQEENTVELDTLLNKPSTTVFDKTPNRNDPCTCGSGKKYKKCCA
- a CDS encoding Txe/YoeB family addiction module toxin; translated protein: MSSHQRLLAWTDEAWNDYLYWQNQDKKTLKRINKLINDVKRSPFEGIGKPEPLKENLAGFWSRRIDDTNRLVYAVDNQAITIISCRYHY
- a CDS encoding type II toxin-antitoxin system Phd/YefM family antitoxin encodes the protein MQSLTANNAKTKFGDLLMKVQREPVQISKNGSPVAVIMSCEEYEQLEQLKMMMLKSRFEQAERDIENGDLVDGDEFMKALNQGQFD
- a CDS encoding type II toxin-antitoxin system Phd/YefM family antitoxin, with the translated sequence MRIVSFTEARNSLKAVLDGVVNDADTTIITRRDSEDAVVMSLDYYNSLMETVHLLRSPENADHLKRSIAQYRAGQVTSRDLIDE
- a CDS encoding acyl-CoA dehydrogenase family protein, with the protein product MELIFNDKQRAFRDEVRQWLTENVPQEPLASYDTKEGFEQHRAWEKKLSDARLSMVMWPEELGGRGCDLTDWLIFEEEYYGAGAPMRVNQNGQLLLGSTLIEFGTEAQKQQFLPRMASSDDMWAQAWSEPNAGSDMAAITSKAVRDGDEFVINGQKTWSTRAIFADWCFGLFRSDPNSSRHHGLSYLMVKLDTPGVTIRPIKALNGKDAFAEIFFDNVRVPVENCIGEEGQGWKVAMATAGFERGLLLRSPARFQQTARELIKLFHENKAYAEQNPALAVEVANAWSDAQAYALSAYYTVGRLSKGEKIGAESSINKIFWSELDLKMHELAMEILGARGELTDDKHTRWLEGFLFSHAGPIYAGTNEIQRNIIAERMLALPKS
- a CDS encoding SDR family oxidoreductase — its product is MELCKGRTVIITGAGGGLGRAYAIAFAKQGANVVVNDIRPEAAAAVVDEIITRGGKAIANSNDITTMGTAQLIVDATLEAFGDVHVLVNNAGILADRMFVSLTEDDWDKVMQVHLKGHFCLANILSRRWRDLAKAGHHIDARIINTTSGAGLQGSIGQSNYSAAKGGVASLTLVQAAELKRYGITSNALAPAARTHMTESAMPDVVKKPEDDSFDLWAPENVAPLVVWLGSEHSSHVTGQIFESQGGRISLGDGWRTGVTEDKGAMWEADQIGSAIDSLMKRAQPAQKVWGS